One Oreochromis niloticus isolate F11D_XX linkage group LG16, O_niloticus_UMD_NMBU, whole genome shotgun sequence genomic window carries:
- the itm2bb gene encoding integral membrane protein 2Bb isoform X1 → MVKVSFNTALAQKDVKKDAETLIPEEDKDAEAAVLMRHQSRAWCWCMCLGLALMLSGVVVGGAYLYRYYVMEVSSEPEDNLEGQVFFCGVKYREEDFMIQEEDEVEVELPNEYHLRQMSETIRVLETEQVELISVPVPEFEDGDPADIVHDFSRRLTAYLDLYLNKCYVIPLNTSIVTPPRDFLDLLINIKAGTYLPQSYLVREEMMVTERLEHVDQLGYFINNLCNGKETYKLQRRDRILGMQKREALNCHKIRHFGSQFVVETLICEP, encoded by the exons gaCGCTGAGGCTGCTGTGCTGATGCGTCACCAGTCTCGCGCCTGGTGCTGGTGCATGTGCCTTGGTCTGGCCCTCATGCTGTCTGGAGTGGTGGTTGGAGGTGCCTACCTGTATCGCTACTATGTCATGGAGGTGAGTAGCGAGCCTGAGGACAATTTG gaGGGCCAAGTATTTTTTTGTGGCGTCAAATACCGCGAAGAAGACTTCATGATCCAGGAGGAGGATGAG GTGGAGGTGGAGCTGCCAAACGAGTACCACCTGCGTCAGATGTCAGAGACGATCCGGGTGTTGGAGACGGAGCAGGTGGAGCTAATCAGTGTGCCTGTGCCCGAGTTTGAAGATGGAGACCCAGCTGACATCGTCCACGACTTTAGCCGG AGGCTGACTGCTTACCTGGATCTGTATCTGAACAAGTGCTACGTCATCCCACTCAACACCTCCATTGTCACGCCTCCCAGAGACTTTTTGGACCTTCTCATCAATATCAAG GCTGGCACCTACTTGCCTCAGTCTTACCTGGTCCGTGAGGAGATGATGGTGACCGAGCGCCTGGAGCATGTTGACCAGCTCGGCTATTTCATCAACAACCTCTGCAATGGCAAAGAGACCTACAAACTGCAGCGCAGAGACAGAATTCTGG GTATGCAGAAGCGCGAGGCTCTGAACTGCCACAAGATTCGTCACTTTGGAAGCCAGTTTGTGGTGGAAACCCTGATCTGTGAGCCTTAA